A single Oryctolagus cuniculus chromosome 18, mOryCun1.1, whole genome shotgun sequence DNA region contains:
- the ERICH4 gene encoding glutamate-rich protein 4 gives MELWRQLGQSGLLPQELGPPSWALRGVPRVDSPGQTLMSPAADPGGARESLLWIWEELENMRRVDVQLLGQLCSLGLEMEALREELTAILEEEEESSEEEKESSEEEEEDAAQGKEEGHWGASCPEPRLPDFEMTI, from the exons ATGGAGCTGTGGAGGCAGCTGGGGCAGTCTGGGCTGCTCCCCCAAGAGCTGGGCCCACCCTCCTGGGCCCTGAGAGGGGTGCCCCGGGTGGACAGCCCGGGCCAGACCCTTATGTCCCCTGCAGCAGATCCTGGAGGTGCCAGGGAGAGTCTGTTGTGGATCTGGGAGGAGCTG GAGAACATGCGTCGGGTGGATGTCCAACTGCTGGGCCAGCTgtgcagcctggggctggagatGGAGGCGCTACGGGAGGAACTGACGGCCatcttggaagaggaggaggagagcagcgaggaagagaaggagagcagcgaggaggaggaggaggatgcagcccaggggaaggaggaaggacaCTGGGGGGCCTCCTGTCCAGAGCCACGCCTGCCGGACTTTGAGATGACAATCTGA
- the BCKDHA gene encoding 2-oxoisovalerate dehydrogenase subunit alpha, mitochondrial isoform X3: MALAISAARVWGPRRQAVPLLLRQLGARGLTRSQLPRWQQQQQFSSLDDKPQFPGASAEFIDKLEFIQPNVISGIPIYRVMDRQGQIINPSEDPHLPQEKVLKFYQSMTLLNTMDRILYESQRQGRISFYMTNYGEEGTHVGSAAALENTDLVFGQYREAAVGAAYAAKRANANRVVICYFGEGAASEGDAHAGFNFAATLECPIIFFCRNNGYAISTPTSEQYRGDGIAARGPGYGIMSIRVDGNDVFAVYNATKEARRRAVAENQPFLIEAMTYRIGHHSTSDDSSAYRSVDEVNYWDKQDHPISRLRHFLLSRGWWDEEQEKAWRKQSRKKVMEAFEQAERKLKPSPSLLFSDVYQEMPPQLRKQQESLARHLQTYGEHYPLDHFDK, from the exons CAgctccccaggtggcagcagcagcagcagttctCCTCCCTGGACGACAAGCCGCAGTTCCCCGGGGCCTCGGCGGAGTTCATAGACAAGCTCGAGTTCATCCAGCCCAATGTCATCTCGGGCATCCCCATCTACCGCGTCATGGACCGGCAGGGCCAGATCATCAACCCCAGCGAGGACCCCCAC ctgccccagGAGAAGGTGCTGAAGTTCTACCAGAGCATGACGCTGCTCAACACCATGGACCGCATCCTCTACGAGTCCCAGCGGCAG GGCCGGATCTCCTTCTACATGACCAACTACGGTGAGGAGGGCACACATGTGGGGAGTGCGGCCGCCCTGGAAAACACAGACCTGGTGTTTGGCCAGTATCGGGAGGCAG CGGTGGGGGCAGCCTACGCCGCCAAGCGGGCCAACGCCAACAGGGTCGTCATCTGCTACTtcggggagggggcggccagcGAGGGGGATGCCCACGCAGGCTTCAACTTCGCCGCCACACTCGAGTGTCCCATCATCTTCTTCTGCCGGAACAATGGCTACGCCATCTCCACGCCCACCTCTGAGCAGTACCGCGGGGACGGCATCG CGGCACGTGGCCCTGGCTACGGCATCATGTCAATCCGCGTGGACGGCAACGACGTGTTTGCCGTGTACAACGCCACGAAGGAGGCCCGGCGGCGGGCAGTGGCCGAGAACCAGCCCTTCCTCATTGAGGCCATGACCTACAg AATCGgccaccacagcaccagtgacGACAGCTCCGCGTACCGCTCAGTGGACGAGGTCAATTACTGGGACAAGCAGGACCACCCCATCTCCCGGCTGCGGCACTTCCTGCTGAGCCGCGGCTGGTGGGACGAGGAGCAGGAgaaggcctggaggaagcagtCTCGCAAGAAG GTGATGGAAGCCTTCGAGCAGGCCGAGCGGAAGCtgaagcccagccccagcctgctctTCTCGGACGTGTATCAGGAGATGCCCCCCCAGCTCCGCAAGCAGCAAGAGTCCCTGGCCCGGCACCTGCAGACTTACGGGGAGCACTACCCCCTGGACCACTTCGACAAGtga
- the BCKDHA gene encoding 2-oxoisovalerate dehydrogenase subunit alpha, mitochondrial isoform X1: protein MALAISAARVWGPRRQAVPLLLRQLGARGLTRSQLPRWQQQQQFSSLDDKPQFPGASAEFIDKLEFIQPNVISGIPIYRVMDRQGQIINPSEDPHLPQEKVLKFYQSMTLLNTMDRILYESQRQGRISFYMTNYGEEGTHVGSAAALENTDLVFGQYREAGVLMYRDYPLELFMAQCYGNVSDRGKGRQMPVHYGCKERHFVTISSPLATQIPQAVGAAYAAKRANANRVVICYFGEGAASEGDAHAGFNFAATLECPIIFFCRNNGYAISTPTSEQYRGDGIAARGPGYGIMSIRVDGNDVFAVYNATKEARRRAVAENQPFLIEAMTYRIGHHSTSDDSSAYRSVDEVNYWDKQDHPISRLRHFLLSRGWWDEEQEKAWRKQSRKKVMEAFEQAERKLKPSPSLLFSDVYQEMPPQLRKQQESLARHLQTYGEHYPLDHFDK, encoded by the exons CAgctccccaggtggcagcagcagcagcagttctCCTCCCTGGACGACAAGCCGCAGTTCCCCGGGGCCTCGGCGGAGTTCATAGACAAGCTCGAGTTCATCCAGCCCAATGTCATCTCGGGCATCCCCATCTACCGCGTCATGGACCGGCAGGGCCAGATCATCAACCCCAGCGAGGACCCCCAC ctgccccagGAGAAGGTGCTGAAGTTCTACCAGAGCATGACGCTGCTCAACACCATGGACCGCATCCTCTACGAGTCCCAGCGGCAG GGCCGGATCTCCTTCTACATGACCAACTACGGTGAGGAGGGCACACATGTGGGGAGTGCGGCCGCCCTGGAAAACACAGACCTGGTGTTTGGCCAGTATCGGGAGGCAG GCGTGCTGATGTACCGGGACTACCCCCTGGAGCTGTTCATGGCCCAGTGCTATGGCAACGTGAGCGACCGGGGCAAGGGGCGCCAGATGCCCGTCCACTACGGCTGCAAGGAGCGCCACTTTGTCACCATCTCCTCTCCACTGGCAACGCAGATCCCTCAGG CGGTGGGGGCAGCCTACGCCGCCAAGCGGGCCAACGCCAACAGGGTCGTCATCTGCTACTtcggggagggggcggccagcGAGGGGGATGCCCACGCAGGCTTCAACTTCGCCGCCACACTCGAGTGTCCCATCATCTTCTTCTGCCGGAACAATGGCTACGCCATCTCCACGCCCACCTCTGAGCAGTACCGCGGGGACGGCATCG CGGCACGTGGCCCTGGCTACGGCATCATGTCAATCCGCGTGGACGGCAACGACGTGTTTGCCGTGTACAACGCCACGAAGGAGGCCCGGCGGCGGGCAGTGGCCGAGAACCAGCCCTTCCTCATTGAGGCCATGACCTACAg AATCGgccaccacagcaccagtgacGACAGCTCCGCGTACCGCTCAGTGGACGAGGTCAATTACTGGGACAAGCAGGACCACCCCATCTCCCGGCTGCGGCACTTCCTGCTGAGCCGCGGCTGGTGGGACGAGGAGCAGGAgaaggcctggaggaagcagtCTCGCAAGAAG GTGATGGAAGCCTTCGAGCAGGCCGAGCGGAAGCtgaagcccagccccagcctgctctTCTCGGACGTGTATCAGGAGATGCCCCCCCAGCTCCGCAAGCAGCAAGAGTCCCTGGCCCGGCACCTGCAGACTTACGGGGAGCACTACCCCCTGGACCACTTCGACAAGtga
- the BCKDHA gene encoding 2-oxoisovalerate dehydrogenase subunit alpha, mitochondrial isoform X5, with translation MDRQGQIINPSEDPHLPQEKVLKFYQSMTLLNTMDRILYESQRQGRISFYMTNYGEEGTHVGSAAALENTDLVFGQYREAGVLMYRDYPLELFMAQCYGNVSDRGKGRQMPVHYGCKERHFVTISSPLATQIPQAVGAAYAAKRANANRVVICYFGEGAASEGDAHAGFNFAATLECPIIFFCRNNGYAISTPTSEQYRGDGIAARGPGYGIMSIRVDGNDVFAVYNATKEARRRAVAENQPFLIEAMTYRIGHHSTSDDSSAYRSVDEVNYWDKQDHPISRLRHFLLSRGWWDEEQEKAWRKQSRKKVMEAFEQAERKLKPSPSLLFSDVYQEMPPQLRKQQESLARHLQTYGEHYPLDHFDK, from the exons ATGGACCGGCAGGGCCAGATCATCAACCCCAGCGAGGACCCCCAC ctgccccagGAGAAGGTGCTGAAGTTCTACCAGAGCATGACGCTGCTCAACACCATGGACCGCATCCTCTACGAGTCCCAGCGGCAG GGCCGGATCTCCTTCTACATGACCAACTACGGTGAGGAGGGCACACATGTGGGGAGTGCGGCCGCCCTGGAAAACACAGACCTGGTGTTTGGCCAGTATCGGGAGGCAG GCGTGCTGATGTACCGGGACTACCCCCTGGAGCTGTTCATGGCCCAGTGCTATGGCAACGTGAGCGACCGGGGCAAGGGGCGCCAGATGCCCGTCCACTACGGCTGCAAGGAGCGCCACTTTGTCACCATCTCCTCTCCACTGGCAACGCAGATCCCTCAGG CGGTGGGGGCAGCCTACGCCGCCAAGCGGGCCAACGCCAACAGGGTCGTCATCTGCTACTtcggggagggggcggccagcGAGGGGGATGCCCACGCAGGCTTCAACTTCGCCGCCACACTCGAGTGTCCCATCATCTTCTTCTGCCGGAACAATGGCTACGCCATCTCCACGCCCACCTCTGAGCAGTACCGCGGGGACGGCATCG CGGCACGTGGCCCTGGCTACGGCATCATGTCAATCCGCGTGGACGGCAACGACGTGTTTGCCGTGTACAACGCCACGAAGGAGGCCCGGCGGCGGGCAGTGGCCGAGAACCAGCCCTTCCTCATTGAGGCCATGACCTACAg AATCGgccaccacagcaccagtgacGACAGCTCCGCGTACCGCTCAGTGGACGAGGTCAATTACTGGGACAAGCAGGACCACCCCATCTCCCGGCTGCGGCACTTCCTGCTGAGCCGCGGCTGGTGGGACGAGGAGCAGGAgaaggcctggaggaagcagtCTCGCAAGAAG GTGATGGAAGCCTTCGAGCAGGCCGAGCGGAAGCtgaagcccagccccagcctgctctTCTCGGACGTGTATCAGGAGATGCCCCCCCAGCTCCGCAAGCAGCAAGAGTCCCTGGCCCGGCACCTGCAGACTTACGGGGAGCACTACCCCCTGGACCACTTCGACAAGtga
- the DMAC2 gene encoding distal membrane-arm assembly complex protein 2: MPLRLAALVRALSGAGAPGGAKAWRPLLQLLTEHFYDVEALRERWLQKRLRKVHQENRCFTSLEERYGPDIAGAAFVLKQGGAVKFQDQEWIRPNKHGRFSLEFLKFQNVPVEAVDASGCAINYHGLRSLLPLKELRSLWLRHCPHVDDWCLSRLHPLAGSLQELSLAGCPHISERGLACLHHLQSLCWLDISDLPAVSNPGLTRILVEEMLPSCQVLGADWTQGLRLGPEQQPRDTASPSPA; this comes from the exons ATG cccctgcgCCTGGCGGCCCTGGTGCGGGCCCTGAGTGGGGCGGGGGCCCCAGGGGGCGCGAAGGCGTGGCggccgctgctgcagctgctCACGGAGCACTTCTACGACGTGGAGGCGCTGAGGGAGCGCTGGCTGCAGAAGCGCCTGCGGAAGGTGCACCAGGAGAACCG CTGCTTCACGTCCCTGGAGGAGCGCTACGGCCCGGACATCGCAGGTGCCGCCTTCGTCCTGAAGCAGGGAGGCGCAGTCAA gtTCCAGGACCAGGAGTGGATCCGGCCAAACAAGCATGGCCGTTTCTCCCTCGAGTTCCTGAAGTTCCAGAACGTTCCTGTGGAGGCTGTGGATGCCAGTGGCTGTGCCATCAACTACCACGGCCTGCGCAGCCTCC tgCCCTTGAAGGAGCTCCGGTCGCTGTGGCTGCGGCACTGCCCCCACGTGGACGACTGGTGTCTCAGCCGCCTGCACCCGCTGGCTGGGTCCTTGCAGGAGCTGTCGCTGGCTGGCTGCCCTCATATCTCGGAGCGGGGCCTCGCGTGCCTCCACCACCTCCA GAGCCTCTGCTGGCTGGACATCTCGGACCTGCCTGCCGTGTCCAACCCGGGCCTCACGCGGATCTTGGTGGAGGAGATGCTGCCCAGCTGCCAGGTTCTGGGGGCTGACTGGACGCAGGGCCTGAGGCTGGGGCCCGAGCAGCAGCCGCGGGAcacggccagccccagccctgcctag
- the BCKDHA gene encoding 2-oxoisovalerate dehydrogenase subunit alpha, mitochondrial isoform X4, with amino-acid sequence MALAISAARVWGPRRQAVPLLLRQLGARGLTRSLPRWQQQQQFSSLDDKPQFPGASAEFIDKLEFIQPNVISGIPIYRVMDRQGQIINPSEDPHLPQEKVLKFYQSMTLLNTMDRILYESQRQGRISFYMTNYGEEGTHVGSAAALENTDLVFGQYREAAVGAAYAAKRANANRVVICYFGEGAASEGDAHAGFNFAATLECPIIFFCRNNGYAISTPTSEQYRGDGIAARGPGYGIMSIRVDGNDVFAVYNATKEARRRAVAENQPFLIEAMTYRIGHHSTSDDSSAYRSVDEVNYWDKQDHPISRLRHFLLSRGWWDEEQEKAWRKQSRKKVMEAFEQAERKLKPSPSLLFSDVYQEMPPQLRKQQESLARHLQTYGEHYPLDHFDK; translated from the exons ctccccaggtggcagcagcagcagcagttctCCTCCCTGGACGACAAGCCGCAGTTCCCCGGGGCCTCGGCGGAGTTCATAGACAAGCTCGAGTTCATCCAGCCCAATGTCATCTCGGGCATCCCCATCTACCGCGTCATGGACCGGCAGGGCCAGATCATCAACCCCAGCGAGGACCCCCAC ctgccccagGAGAAGGTGCTGAAGTTCTACCAGAGCATGACGCTGCTCAACACCATGGACCGCATCCTCTACGAGTCCCAGCGGCAG GGCCGGATCTCCTTCTACATGACCAACTACGGTGAGGAGGGCACACATGTGGGGAGTGCGGCCGCCCTGGAAAACACAGACCTGGTGTTTGGCCAGTATCGGGAGGCAG CGGTGGGGGCAGCCTACGCCGCCAAGCGGGCCAACGCCAACAGGGTCGTCATCTGCTACTtcggggagggggcggccagcGAGGGGGATGCCCACGCAGGCTTCAACTTCGCCGCCACACTCGAGTGTCCCATCATCTTCTTCTGCCGGAACAATGGCTACGCCATCTCCACGCCCACCTCTGAGCAGTACCGCGGGGACGGCATCG CGGCACGTGGCCCTGGCTACGGCATCATGTCAATCCGCGTGGACGGCAACGACGTGTTTGCCGTGTACAACGCCACGAAGGAGGCCCGGCGGCGGGCAGTGGCCGAGAACCAGCCCTTCCTCATTGAGGCCATGACCTACAg AATCGgccaccacagcaccagtgacGACAGCTCCGCGTACCGCTCAGTGGACGAGGTCAATTACTGGGACAAGCAGGACCACCCCATCTCCCGGCTGCGGCACTTCCTGCTGAGCCGCGGCTGGTGGGACGAGGAGCAGGAgaaggcctggaggaagcagtCTCGCAAGAAG GTGATGGAAGCCTTCGAGCAGGCCGAGCGGAAGCtgaagcccagccccagcctgctctTCTCGGACGTGTATCAGGAGATGCCCCCCCAGCTCCGCAAGCAGCAAGAGTCCCTGGCCCGGCACCTGCAGACTTACGGGGAGCACTACCCCCTGGACCACTTCGACAAGtga
- the BCKDHA gene encoding 2-oxoisovalerate dehydrogenase subunit alpha, mitochondrial isoform X2 produces the protein MALAISAARVWGPRRQAVPLLLRQLGARGLTRSLPRWQQQQQFSSLDDKPQFPGASAEFIDKLEFIQPNVISGIPIYRVMDRQGQIINPSEDPHLPQEKVLKFYQSMTLLNTMDRILYESQRQGRISFYMTNYGEEGTHVGSAAALENTDLVFGQYREAGVLMYRDYPLELFMAQCYGNVSDRGKGRQMPVHYGCKERHFVTISSPLATQIPQAVGAAYAAKRANANRVVICYFGEGAASEGDAHAGFNFAATLECPIIFFCRNNGYAISTPTSEQYRGDGIAARGPGYGIMSIRVDGNDVFAVYNATKEARRRAVAENQPFLIEAMTYRIGHHSTSDDSSAYRSVDEVNYWDKQDHPISRLRHFLLSRGWWDEEQEKAWRKQSRKKVMEAFEQAERKLKPSPSLLFSDVYQEMPPQLRKQQESLARHLQTYGEHYPLDHFDK, from the exons ctccccaggtggcagcagcagcagcagttctCCTCCCTGGACGACAAGCCGCAGTTCCCCGGGGCCTCGGCGGAGTTCATAGACAAGCTCGAGTTCATCCAGCCCAATGTCATCTCGGGCATCCCCATCTACCGCGTCATGGACCGGCAGGGCCAGATCATCAACCCCAGCGAGGACCCCCAC ctgccccagGAGAAGGTGCTGAAGTTCTACCAGAGCATGACGCTGCTCAACACCATGGACCGCATCCTCTACGAGTCCCAGCGGCAG GGCCGGATCTCCTTCTACATGACCAACTACGGTGAGGAGGGCACACATGTGGGGAGTGCGGCCGCCCTGGAAAACACAGACCTGGTGTTTGGCCAGTATCGGGAGGCAG GCGTGCTGATGTACCGGGACTACCCCCTGGAGCTGTTCATGGCCCAGTGCTATGGCAACGTGAGCGACCGGGGCAAGGGGCGCCAGATGCCCGTCCACTACGGCTGCAAGGAGCGCCACTTTGTCACCATCTCCTCTCCACTGGCAACGCAGATCCCTCAGG CGGTGGGGGCAGCCTACGCCGCCAAGCGGGCCAACGCCAACAGGGTCGTCATCTGCTACTtcggggagggggcggccagcGAGGGGGATGCCCACGCAGGCTTCAACTTCGCCGCCACACTCGAGTGTCCCATCATCTTCTTCTGCCGGAACAATGGCTACGCCATCTCCACGCCCACCTCTGAGCAGTACCGCGGGGACGGCATCG CGGCACGTGGCCCTGGCTACGGCATCATGTCAATCCGCGTGGACGGCAACGACGTGTTTGCCGTGTACAACGCCACGAAGGAGGCCCGGCGGCGGGCAGTGGCCGAGAACCAGCCCTTCCTCATTGAGGCCATGACCTACAg AATCGgccaccacagcaccagtgacGACAGCTCCGCGTACCGCTCAGTGGACGAGGTCAATTACTGGGACAAGCAGGACCACCCCATCTCCCGGCTGCGGCACTTCCTGCTGAGCCGCGGCTGGTGGGACGAGGAGCAGGAgaaggcctggaggaagcagtCTCGCAAGAAG GTGATGGAAGCCTTCGAGCAGGCCGAGCGGAAGCtgaagcccagccccagcctgctctTCTCGGACGTGTATCAGGAGATGCCCCCCCAGCTCCGCAAGCAGCAAGAGTCCCTGGCCCGGCACCTGCAGACTTACGGGGAGCACTACCCCCTGGACCACTTCGACAAGtga
- the B3GNT8 gene encoding UDP-GlcNAc:betaGal beta-1,3-N-acetylglucosaminyltransferase 8 produces MRCSKCLLCLSALLTLLGLKVYIEWTSEARLSKASAGPRGALPGPTSACPEPTLPANLSARLGQTGPPPLAYWNRQQRQLRALPGGDSAEAGGCQAWGAAAAAQIPDFTSYPEDLRRFLLSAACRSFPRWLPEGGGSHVAGCSAADVPYLLLAVKSEPGRFAERQAVRETWGSPAPGVRLLFLLGSPAGEGRPDLGSLVAWESRRHRDLLLWDFLDVPFNRTLKDLLLLAWLGRHCPDVAFVLQAQDDAFVHTPALLGHLQALPPSWARSLYLGEIFTQAKPLRKAGGPFYVPGSFFEGDYPAYASGGGYVIAGRLAPWLLRAAARVAPFPFDDVYTGLCFRALGLVPRAHPGFHTAWPAHRALDSCAFQDLLLVQPLSPQHSIGLWRHLHAPQPRC; encoded by the coding sequence ATGCGCTGCTCCAAGTGCCTTCTCTGCCTGTCAGCACTGCTCACGCTCCTGGGCCTCAAAGTGTACATCGAGTGGACGTCCGAGGCCCGGCTCAGCAAGGCCTCTGCAGGACCCAGGGGTGCCCTGCCAGGCCCCACCTCAGCCTGCCCCGAGCCCACCCTGCCTGCCAACCTCTCAGCCCGCCTGGGCCAGACTGGCCCGCCGCCCCTGGCTTACTGGAACCGGCAGCAGCGGCAGCTGAGGGCCCTGCCTGGTGGGGACAGCGcggaggctgggggctgccagGCATGGGGGGCTGCGGCAGCTGCCCAGATCCCCGACTTCACTTCCTACCCTGAGGACCTCCGCCGCTTCCTGCTGTCAGCGGCCTGCCGGAGCTTCCCGCGGTGGCTGCCCGAGGGTGGTGGCAGCCACGTGGCCGGCTGCTCAGCTGCGGATGTCCCCTACCTGCTGCTGGCTGTCAAGTCGGAGCCGGGGCGCTTCGCGGAGCGGCAGgccgtgagggagacctggggcAGTCCAGCGCCTGGGGTCCGACTGCTCTTCCTGCTGGGGTCCCCAGCGGGAGAGGGCAGGCCTGACCTGGGCTcgctggtggcctgggagagccgcCGCCACCGTGACCTGCTGCTCTGGGATTTCCTCGACGTCCCCTTCAACCGGACACTCAAagacctgctgctgctggcctggctggGCCGCCACTGCCCCGACGTGGCTTTTGTGCTGCAGGCCCAGGATGATGCCTTCGTGCacacccctgccctgctgggtcACCTGCAGGCCCTGCCGCCCTCCTGGGCCCGAAGCCTCTACCTGGGGGAGATCTTCACCCAGGCCAAGCCCCTCCGCAAGGCGGGAGGGCCCTTCTACGTGCCTGGCTCCTTCTTCGAAGGTGACTACCCAGCCTACGCCAGCGGGGGTGGCTACGTCATCGCTGGGCGCCTGGccccctggctgctgcgggcagCTGCCCGTGTGGCGCCCTTCCCCTTCGATGACGTCTACACCGGCCTCTGCTTCCGTGCCCTGGGCCTGGTGCCCCGGGCCCACCCAGGCTTCCACACTGCCTGGCCCGCACACCGCGCCCTGGACTCCTGCGCCTTCCAGGACCTGCTGCTAGTGCAGCCCCTCAGCCCGCAGCACAGCATCGGGCTCTGGAGACACCTGCATGCCCCGCAGCCGCGGTGCTGA